In Microbacterium sp. 1.5R, the following are encoded in one genomic region:
- a CDS encoding putative oxygenase MesX → MANEITFSITTTRFDEDYAPSDSSRITTNFANLARGERRQQNLRNALEMIDRRFNDLAGGDERYTVELDIVSVQLRFADGNDEEFPVLEVLDVHIVDRLTGERHHGIVGNNFSSYLRDYDFSVVLPAASAAAGGFSTPDDFGVLHGKLFQHFLESEAYQERFSTLPVICISVSTSRTYHRNGNHHPVLGAEYVQDSFSLTDEYFGKMGLQVRYFMPRGSVAPLAFYFRGDLLSDYSDLQLIGTISTMETFQKIYRPEIYNANAPAESVYRPSLAHDDYQQTEITYDREERSQLAVVQGRYADEHFVTPHRTVLDRWAAGYPAPSSPASASPVAVR, encoded by the coding sequence ATGGCGAACGAGATCACGTTCAGCATCACGACCACTCGCTTCGACGAGGACTATGCCCCGTCCGACAGCTCGCGCATCACCACGAACTTCGCCAACCTCGCGCGCGGCGAGCGCCGCCAGCAGAACCTCCGCAACGCCCTGGAGATGATCGACCGTCGCTTCAACGACCTCGCGGGCGGCGACGAGCGCTACACGGTCGAGCTCGACATCGTCTCGGTGCAGTTGCGATTCGCCGATGGCAACGATGAGGAGTTCCCGGTGCTCGAGGTGCTCGACGTCCACATCGTCGACCGGCTGACCGGCGAACGCCACCATGGGATCGTGGGAAACAACTTCTCCTCCTACCTCCGCGACTACGACTTCAGCGTCGTCCTGCCTGCGGCGAGCGCGGCCGCCGGCGGATTCTCCACTCCCGACGACTTCGGCGTGCTGCACGGCAAGCTCTTCCAGCATTTCCTCGAGTCCGAGGCGTACCAGGAGCGCTTCTCGACCCTGCCGGTGATCTGCATCAGCGTCTCGACCAGCAGGACCTATCACCGCAACGGCAACCACCACCCCGTGCTCGGCGCCGAGTACGTGCAGGACTCCTTCTCGCTCACCGACGAGTACTTCGGGAAGATGGGGCTGCAGGTCCGCTACTTCATGCCACGCGGCAGCGTCGCCCCCCTCGCCTTCTACTTCCGCGGCGACCTCCTGAGCGACTACTCCGATCTGCAGCTCATCGGCACGATCAGCACCATGGAGACCTTCCAGAAGATCTACCGGCCTGAGATCTACAATGCGAATGCGCCGGCCGAGAGCGTCTACCGTCCGAGCCTCGCCCACGACGACTATCAGCAGACGGAGATCACGTACGACCGCGAGGAGCGCAGCCAGCTCGCCGTCGTGCAGGGACGCTACGCCGATGAGCACTTCGTCACGCCGCACCGGACGGTGCTGGACCGGTGGGCTGCCGGGTATCCCGCTCCGTCCTCCCCCGCGTCCGCCTCCCCCGTTGCGGTCCGATGA
- a CDS encoding LysR family transcriptional regulator — translation MPRRSSGITLQQLQYFIEVAAEGSITAAADVLYVAQPTMSAAMKDLESRVGRDLLTRSARGVTLTSDGTEFLGYARQIVEQAELLEQRYLGRPPSRRLLGVSTQHYSFAVDAFVRMVKRSSAAEYEFSLRETRTWDIIEDVRTLRSELGILFRNDFNRNVIDKLLRDSGLAFHPLFIAEPHIFVSRRNALASRDRATLDDLVGLPRLTFDQGANNSFYFAEEILSTLSSAREIRVSDRATIFNLMIGLDGYTISTGIISDDLDPEIVAVPLDVDERIEIGWIGRTAIPLTEQAQQYLGEVRDVVASFGVPLLEDEPREPEIRQTVP, via the coding sequence ATGCCTAGGCGATCGAGCGGGATCACACTGCAACAGCTCCAGTACTTCATCGAGGTCGCTGCGGAGGGGTCCATCACCGCGGCGGCCGACGTGCTCTATGTCGCGCAGCCCACGATGTCCGCGGCGATGAAAGACCTCGAGAGCCGAGTCGGACGCGATCTGCTCACCCGGTCGGCGCGAGGGGTGACGCTCACGAGCGACGGCACGGAGTTCCTCGGGTATGCCAGACAGATCGTCGAGCAGGCCGAGCTTCTCGAGCAGCGCTACCTCGGGCGGCCACCGTCGCGCCGCCTCCTCGGGGTCTCTACCCAGCATTACTCCTTCGCCGTCGACGCATTCGTGCGGATGGTCAAGCGCTCGAGCGCCGCCGAATACGAGTTCTCGCTCCGCGAGACCCGCACGTGGGACATCATCGAGGATGTGCGGACGCTCCGCAGCGAACTCGGCATCCTCTTCCGCAACGACTTCAACCGCAACGTGATCGACAAGCTCCTGCGGGACTCGGGTCTCGCATTCCATCCGCTCTTCATCGCCGAGCCGCACATCTTCGTCTCACGGCGGAACGCACTCGCGTCGCGAGACCGTGCGACCCTCGACGATCTCGTCGGCCTTCCGCGTCTCACCTTCGACCAGGGCGCGAACAACTCGTTCTACTTCGCGGAGGAGATCCTCTCGACCCTCTCGAGTGCGCGGGAGATCCGGGTCTCCGATCGAGCGACGATCTTCAACCTGATGATCGGTCTCGACGGATACACGATCTCAACCGGCATCATCAGCGACGATCTCGATCCCGAGATCGTCGCCGTGCCCCTCGACGTCGACGAGCGCATCGAGATCGGCTGGATCGGACGCACGGCCATACCGCTCACCGAACAGGCTCAGCAGTACCTCGGCGAGGTGCGAGACGTGGTGGCGAGCTTCGGCGTGCCCCTTCTCGAGGACGAACCGCGCGAGCCGGAGATCCGTCAGACGGTGCCGTAG
- the upp gene encoding uracil phosphoribosyltransferase, protein MRVHVADHPLVTHKLSVLRDHRTPSPVFRQLTEELVTLLAYEATRNVKVSPVEITTPVTTTMGVKISEPRPIVVPILRAGLGMLEGLVKLLPTAEVGFLGMVRDEETFEPTTYAERLPDDLSDRQCFAIDPMLATGGSLAAAIQFLFDRGAKDVTAICLLGTPEGLAAIEALVGDRDVTIVLGALDERLNEKGYIVPGLGDAGDRLYGTV, encoded by the coding sequence ATGCGTGTCCACGTCGCCGACCACCCTCTCGTCACTCACAAGCTCTCGGTGCTGCGCGACCATCGCACTCCGTCGCCCGTCTTCCGGCAGCTGACCGAAGAGCTCGTGACGCTTCTCGCGTATGAGGCGACCCGCAACGTGAAGGTCAGTCCGGTCGAGATCACCACTCCCGTGACGACGACGATGGGCGTGAAGATCTCGGAGCCCCGTCCGATCGTCGTGCCGATCCTGCGCGCCGGCCTCGGCATGCTCGAGGGCCTGGTGAAGCTGCTGCCGACGGCAGAGGTCGGGTTCCTGGGCATGGTCCGCGACGAGGAAACCTTCGAGCCGACCACCTACGCCGAGCGCCTTCCCGACGACCTGAGCGATCGTCAGTGCTTCGCGATCGATCCGATGCTCGCGACCGGCGGCTCGCTGGCTGCCGCCATCCAGTTCCTCTTCGACCGCGGGGCCAAGGACGTCACAGCGATCTGCCTGCTCGGCACTCCCGAAGGCCTCGCCGCCATCGAGGCGCTCGTCGGAGACCGCGACGTGACGATCGTGCTCGGGGCCCTGGATGAGCGCCTCAATGAGAAGGGCTACATCGTGCCCGGACTCGGCGACGCCGGCGATCGGCTCTACGGCACCGTCTGA
- the tadA gene encoding tRNA adenosine(34) deaminase TadA gives MTASDARAMRRALELAAEASAASEIPVGAVVLDAEGRIIAEGRNHREATHDPTGHAEIAALRSAAASVGSWNLDGHTLVVTLEPCIMCAGAILQARIGRVVFGAWDDKAGAAGSMYDVLRDRRLPYRAEVVGGVEADAATALLRSFFEQRR, from the coding sequence ATGACCGCCTCCGACGCCCGTGCGATGCGACGCGCGCTCGAGCTCGCGGCCGAGGCATCGGCGGCCTCGGAGATCCCGGTCGGCGCGGTGGTGCTCGACGCAGAGGGCCGGATCATCGCCGAAGGACGCAATCATCGTGAGGCGACCCACGACCCCACGGGGCACGCCGAGATCGCGGCGCTGCGGTCGGCCGCGGCGTCCGTCGGCTCGTGGAATCTCGACGGCCACACCCTCGTCGTGACCCTCGAGCCCTGCATCATGTGCGCGGGGGCGATCCTGCAGGCGCGGATCGGCCGCGTCGTCTTCGGCGCGTGGGATGACAAGGCGGGGGCCGCCGGCTCCATGTACGACGTGCTGCGCGACCGTCGGCTGCCGTACCGCGCCGAGGTCGTCGGCGGGGTCGAAGCGGATGCCGCCACGGCCCTGCTGCGGAGCTTCTTCGAGCAGCGGCGCTGA
- a CDS encoding cation diffusion facilitator family transporter — MSASGGGKAILAAFLANLGIALAKFLAWALSGSASMLAEAIHSVADSGNQLLLMLGGRKAKREADRAHPFGYGRERYVYAFVVSIILFSVGGLFAIYEAIDKLTHPHELDKTWWWLPIVVLVVAIGLESFSLRTAVRESNLVRDTGQSWVSFVRRAKAPELPVVLLEDVGALTGLTFALLGVGLTVITGNPLFDALGTLMIGILLVLIAIVLGVETKSLLVGEGATQADHDRIVDAINAGDEIEKIIHMKTLYLGPDELMVAAKIALNANKPLREAAVDIDAIEARIREALPIARVIYIEPDVYRPSLDPEPSTDVFVLKSSD, encoded by the coding sequence ATGAGTGCATCCGGCGGCGGCAAGGCCATTCTCGCGGCGTTCCTGGCGAACCTGGGCATAGCCCTGGCGAAGTTCCTCGCGTGGGCGCTGTCGGGATCCGCATCGATGCTCGCCGAGGCGATCCACTCGGTCGCCGACTCGGGCAACCAGCTGCTGCTCATGCTGGGCGGACGCAAGGCGAAGCGCGAGGCGGACAGGGCGCACCCCTTCGGCTACGGGCGGGAACGGTACGTCTACGCGTTCGTGGTGTCGATCATCCTGTTCTCCGTCGGAGGTCTGTTCGCGATCTACGAGGCGATCGACAAGCTCACGCACCCGCATGAACTCGACAAGACGTGGTGGTGGCTGCCGATCGTCGTGCTGGTGGTCGCGATCGGCCTCGAGTCGTTCTCGCTGCGCACCGCCGTCAGAGAGAGCAATCTCGTCCGTGACACGGGCCAGTCCTGGGTGTCGTTCGTGCGCCGCGCGAAGGCGCCGGAGCTCCCCGTCGTGCTCCTCGAGGACGTCGGGGCACTCACCGGTCTCACGTTCGCACTGCTCGGCGTCGGGCTCACCGTGATCACCGGAAACCCGCTGTTCGACGCACTCGGCACATTGATGATCGGCATCCTGCTCGTGCTCATCGCGATCGTGCTCGGCGTCGAGACGAAGAGCCTCCTCGTGGGCGAGGGCGCCACGCAGGCCGATCACGATCGCATCGTCGACGCGATCAACGCGGGCGACGAGATCGAGAAGATCATCCACATGAAGACCCTCTACCTGGGCCCGGACGAGCTCATGGTCGCGGCGAAGATCGCACTCAACGCGAACAAGCCGCTGCGCGAGGCAGCTGTCGACATCGATGCGATCGAGGCCCGCATCCGCGAGGCTCTTCCGATCGCACGCGTGATCTACATCGAGCCCGACGTGTACCGGCCGTCGCTCGACCCCGAGCCGTCGACCGACGTCTTCGTGCTCAAGTCCTCCGACTGA
- the proC gene encoding pyrroline-5-carboxylate reductase, giving the protein MADSLPALAFLGAGSMGGAILRGVVASGIQVDGGITATNRTPEKAAALADLDGVRSIALSETTDGNADAVAKARIVLVGVKPSMVPDLLREIASHLADDAIVVSLAAGVTLQTFTDNLGADVRVIRSMPNTPSTVGKGVTGLAAGAAASDDDLALVHRLFATVGAVVEVPESQIDALSTISGSGPAYVYLLIEELTKAAVGMGFSESDARVMVEQTFIGATALLDASGEEPSELRRRVTSPKGTTEKAVAVLQDAHLDRTFADAAAAALARAKELAAGA; this is encoded by the coding sequence ATGGCTGACTCGCTTCCCGCTCTCGCGTTCCTCGGTGCCGGATCGATGGGCGGCGCGATCCTCCGAGGGGTGGTCGCATCCGGCATCCAGGTCGACGGGGGAATCACCGCGACGAACCGCACGCCCGAGAAGGCGGCGGCCCTCGCCGACCTCGACGGGGTCAGGAGCATCGCCCTGTCCGAGACCACCGACGGCAACGCGGATGCGGTCGCGAAGGCTCGCATCGTCCTCGTCGGGGTGAAGCCCTCGATGGTGCCCGATCTGCTGCGCGAGATCGCCTCGCATTTGGCCGACGACGCGATCGTCGTGAGCCTCGCTGCGGGAGTCACGCTCCAGACCTTCACCGACAACCTCGGCGCCGACGTGCGGGTCATCCGATCGATGCCGAACACGCCCTCGACAGTTGGCAAGGGAGTCACCGGTCTGGCCGCGGGGGCAGCGGCATCCGACGACGATCTCGCCCTCGTGCACCGCCTCTTCGCCACCGTGGGCGCGGTTGTCGAGGTTCCCGAATCGCAGATCGACGCACTCTCGACGATCTCGGGTTCCGGCCCCGCCTACGTCTACCTGCTCATCGAGGAGCTGACCAAGGCAGCCGTCGGAATGGGCTTCAGCGAGAGCGACGCGCGGGTCATGGTGGAGCAGACCTTCATCGGCGCCACTGCGCTGCTCGATGCGTCGGGTGAGGAGCCGTCCGAGCTCCGCCGCAGGGTCACGAGCCCCAAGGGCACCACCGAGAAGGCCGTGGCGGTGCTGCAGGACGCGCACCTCGATCGCACCTTCGCGGATGCCGCCGCTGCCGCGCTCGCACGCGCGAAGGAACTCGCGGCCGGAGCCTGA
- a CDS encoding DUF1905 domain-containing protein: MQLRFSGEIWFWRGPAPFHFVTVPPAESEMIGEVASVVTYGWGMIPASVTIGDTTVTTALWPKDGGYIVPIKKALQDREGVAVDDLVEIALDIDA, translated from the coding sequence ATGCAGCTGCGGTTCTCCGGGGAGATCTGGTTCTGGCGCGGTCCCGCGCCGTTCCATTTCGTCACCGTGCCGCCGGCGGAGAGCGAGATGATCGGTGAGGTCGCGAGCGTCGTCACCTACGGATGGGGGATGATCCCCGCATCCGTCACGATCGGCGACACGACGGTGACCACCGCCCTCTGGCCCAAGGACGGCGGCTACATCGTGCCGATCAAGAAGGCACTGCAAGACCGTGAGGGCGTCGCGGTCGACGACCTCGTCGAGATCGCGCTCGACATCGACGCCTGA
- a CDS encoding potassium channel family protein, whose translation MVEVLRGDAPVLVIGLGRFGAACAGELDRLDREVLAIDDNLELVQKWSDRVTHTVQADAKNIDALRQIGAQDFQVAVVAVGSSIEASVLITANLVDLKVPQIWAKAVSQSHGKILARVGANHVIYPEREAGERVAHLVSGRMLDFIRFDDDFVLAKMYPPKFIRGVGLNESGVRSKYKVTVVGVKSPGKPFRYAEANTIVTNHDLIIVSGTNSDIERFAALDR comes from the coding sequence TTGGTTGAAGTCCTCCGGGGCGACGCTCCCGTCCTCGTCATCGGTCTCGGCCGGTTCGGTGCCGCCTGCGCAGGCGAACTCGATCGTCTCGACCGCGAGGTCCTGGCGATCGACGACAACCTCGAGCTCGTGCAGAAATGGTCGGACCGCGTCACGCACACGGTGCAGGCCGACGCCAAGAACATCGACGCCCTGCGGCAGATCGGCGCGCAGGACTTCCAGGTCGCCGTCGTCGCCGTCGGCTCGTCGATCGAGGCGTCAGTGCTGATCACCGCGAACCTCGTCGATCTCAAGGTGCCGCAGATCTGGGCCAAGGCGGTCTCGCAGTCGCACGGCAAGATCCTCGCCCGCGTCGGCGCCAACCACGTCATCTACCCCGAGCGAGAAGCCGGTGAGCGCGTCGCGCACCTCGTCTCCGGCCGGATGCTCGACTTCATCCGCTTCGACGACGACTTCGTGCTGGCCAAGATGTACCCGCCGAAGTTCATCCGCGGCGTGGGTCTGAACGAGTCCGGCGTGCGCAGCAAGTACAAGGTCACGGTCGTGGGAGTGAAGAGCCCGGGCAAGCCGTTCCGCTACGCCGAGGCGAACACGATCGTCACCAACCACGATCTGATCATCGTCTCGGGCACCAACAGCGACATCGAGCGCTTCGCCGCCCTCGACCGCTGA
- a CDS encoding TrkH family potassium uptake protein, producing the protein MSGIVSASSPRQRLQNAASWGKHIITSSPSRFAIVIFALLILVFTVLLSLPIASASRTVTPLADALFTAVSTICVTGLATVDMATYWSPFGHVLIFIGVNIGALGVLTLASLMGMLISKRLGLRAKLLAAGDTNPLRAHGGVVNESQTVRLGEVGQLLTTVAVSALIIEGVLAVLLYPALVMAGVEPIAALWEAPYFAAMAFTNTGFAPNAGGVAVFADDYLVLTLLMAGVFLGSIGFPVIYTLAKHVWHVKKWSLHTKLTLVTTVLLFVLGAAVFLILEYANPKTFGSMDAADTTFQAFFLSAMTRSGGFNVIEMDDLNGSSLLAASMLMFVGGGSASTAGGIKVTTLAVLAIAVWSEAKGRQSVEAFGRRIPSDVQRVALSVVAWGATIVALSTIIIAQITKADISHVLFDVISAFATVGLSTGLTADLPDAGSYVLATTIFMGRVGTVTLAAAVAATSRTQYYSLPVERPIVG; encoded by the coding sequence ATGTCGGGCATCGTTTCGGCGTCGTCGCCTCGACAGCGTCTCCAGAACGCCGCCTCCTGGGGCAAGCACATCATCACGTCGTCGCCCTCGCGCTTCGCGATCGTCATCTTCGCGCTGCTCATCCTGGTCTTCACGGTGCTGCTCTCGCTGCCGATCGCCTCGGCCTCGCGCACGGTCACGCCGTTGGCGGATGCACTGTTCACCGCGGTCTCCACCATCTGCGTCACGGGACTCGCGACCGTCGACATGGCGACGTACTGGTCGCCCTTCGGTCACGTGCTGATCTTCATCGGCGTCAACATCGGCGCGCTCGGCGTTCTCACCCTCGCCTCGTTGATGGGCATGCTCATCTCCAAGAGACTGGGACTCCGCGCCAAGCTCCTCGCCGCGGGAGACACCAACCCCCTTCGCGCGCACGGTGGCGTGGTGAACGAGAGCCAGACCGTCCGGCTGGGCGAAGTCGGTCAGCTCCTGACGACCGTGGCCGTCTCCGCGCTGATCATCGAGGGCGTGCTCGCGGTCCTCCTCTACCCCGCACTCGTGATGGCCGGGGTCGAGCCGATCGCAGCGCTCTGGGAGGCCCCCTACTTCGCCGCGATGGCCTTCACCAACACCGGCTTCGCGCCGAACGCCGGCGGAGTCGCCGTGTTCGCCGACGACTATCTCGTCCTCACGCTGCTGATGGCCGGCGTGTTCCTCGGCAGCATCGGCTTCCCGGTGATCTACACCCTGGCCAAGCACGTGTGGCACGTGAAGAAGTGGTCGTTGCACACCAAGCTCACCCTGGTCACCACGGTGCTGCTCTTCGTGCTCGGCGCCGCCGTCTTCCTGATCCTCGAGTACGCGAACCCGAAGACGTTCGGGTCGATGGATGCCGCGGACACGACCTTCCAGGCGTTCTTCCTGTCCGCGATGACGAGGTCGGGCGGCTTCAACGTGATCGAGATGGACGATCTGAACGGCTCATCCCTCCTCGCCGCGAGCATGCTGATGTTCGTCGGCGGCGGCTCGGCCTCCACCGCAGGCGGAATCAAGGTGACGACCCTGGCGGTGCTCGCGATCGCGGTGTGGTCCGAGGCCAAGGGCCGTCAGTCCGTCGAGGCGTTCGGCCGTCGCATCCCCAGCGACGTGCAGCGCGTCGCGTTGAGCGTCGTCGCCTGGGGAGCCACGATCGTGGCGCTCTCGACGATCATCATCGCCCAGATCACCAAGGCGGACATCAGCCACGTCCTCTTCGACGTCATCTCGGCTTTCGCCACCGTCGGACTCTCGACCGGCCTCACCGCCGATCTCCCCGACGCCGGTTCGTACGTCCTCGCGACCACCATCTTCATGGGGCGCGTTGGTACAGTGACTCTCGCCGCGGCCGTCGCCGCGACATCGCGAACGCAGTACTACTCACTGCCCGTGGAAAGGCCGATCGTTGGTTGA
- a CDS encoding ArsR/SmtB family transcription factor yields MTDIFDVIADGTRRDILQLLLRRTAEGDAGTSVSQIVADLGISQPTVSKHLKVLREAELVSVREDGQRRFYSLAVEPLEAVDDWLVPFLMDAYGDDAPDIDYPGLPLPDGAAHAAEVVGRAAASAKHVVATALKRLGG; encoded by the coding sequence ATGACGGACATCTTCGACGTGATCGCAGACGGTACGAGGCGAGACATTCTCCAGCTTCTCCTGCGACGCACCGCCGAAGGGGATGCCGGAACGAGCGTGAGCCAGATCGTCGCCGACCTCGGCATCAGCCAGCCGACCGTCTCGAAGCATCTGAAGGTCCTGCGCGAGGCCGAGCTGGTCAGCGTCCGCGAAGACGGGCAGCGTCGTTTCTACAGCTTGGCCGTCGAGCCGCTCGAGGCCGTCGACGACTGGCTCGTGCCCTTCCTCATGGATGCCTACGGCGACGACGCACCCGACATCGACTACCCCGGACTGCCGCTGCCCGACGGAGCCGCACACGCGGCCGAGGTCGTCGGCCGTGCCGCGGCATCGGCCAAGCACGTGGTCGCGACGGCTCTCAAGCGTCTCGGCGGCTGA
- a CDS encoding cyclase family protein, translated as MTTVSASSPRVIDLSHTIEAGLVTYPGLPAPTITPHLTREDSRSKYAPGTEFAMDIITMIGNTGTYLDAPYHRYDDGGDLASLDLSSLVGLRAEVFHLRGAWRAEHRGIDADALVDRDLSGAAVLLDTGWDEHFGTPEYGRGAPFLTEGGARHLAAAGVGLVGIDSLNIDDTESGGERPAHSILLAAGIHVVEHLTHLDAVPSQGARFTAAPPAVRGFGTFPVRAFATVGDAH; from the coding sequence ATGACCACAGTTTCCGCTTCGAGTCCCCGCGTGATCGACCTCAGCCACACGATCGAGGCGGGGCTGGTGACCTACCCGGGTCTTCCGGCACCGACGATCACTCCGCACCTCACTCGCGAGGACTCGCGTTCGAAGTACGCGCCGGGGACGGAGTTCGCGATGGACATCATCACGATGATCGGGAACACGGGCACCTACCTCGACGCGCCCTACCACCGCTACGACGACGGCGGAGACCTGGCCTCGCTCGACCTGAGCTCGCTGGTCGGGCTGCGTGCCGAGGTGTTCCACCTGCGAGGCGCCTGGCGTGCTGAGCATCGCGGGATCGATGCCGACGCACTCGTCGACCGCGACCTGAGCGGAGCAGCGGTCCTGCTCGACACCGGATGGGATGAGCACTTCGGCACACCGGAGTACGGGCGCGGGGCGCCGTTCCTCACGGAAGGAGGGGCTCGTCACCTCGCCGCCGCGGGGGTAGGCCTGGTGGGAATCGACTCCCTGAACATCGACGACACCGAGAGCGGAGGAGAGCGGCCCGCCCACAGCATCCTGCTCGCCGCCGGCATCCATGTGGTCGAGCACTTGACGCACCTCGACGCTGTGCCGTCGCAGGGGGCGCGGTTCACCGCTGCACCGCCGGCCGTGCGCGGATTCGGGACCTTTCCCGTGCGCGCCTTCGCGACCGTCGGGGATGCACACTGA
- a CDS encoding helix-turn-helix domain-containing protein, with protein sequence MPEVPDVRFLTVAEVAELMRVSKMTVYRMVHAGELPAIRFGRSFRVPESAVAEALQRPIADVG encoded by the coding sequence ATGCCCGAGGTTCCAGATGTCCGGTTCCTTACGGTGGCCGAGGTCGCCGAACTCATGCGTGTGTCGAAGATGACGGTCTATCGGATGGTGCACGCTGGGGAGCTGCCAGCCATCCGCTTCGGTCGCAGTTTCCGTGTTCCGGAATCCGCGGTCGCCGAGGCCCTGCAGCGACCGATAGCCGACGTCGGCTGA
- a CDS encoding 30S ribosomal protein bS22, which yields MGSVIKKRRKRMAKKKHRKLLRKTRHQRRNKK from the coding sequence GTGGGTTCTGTCATCAAGAAGCGCCGCAAGCGCATGGCGAAGAAGAAGCACCGCAAGCTGCTTCGTAAGACTCGCCACCAGCGTCGCAACAAGAAGTAA
- a CDS encoding rhodanese-like domain-containing protein, translating to MKSITVTELAERSNTPLIDVREVDEFAAGHVPGAVNIPMSEIGNRLEELPAESFDVICQAGGRSARVVEALESRGYDATNVEGGTGEWIAQGRDIEVPSA from the coding sequence ATGAAGTCGATCACCGTCACCGAGCTCGCCGAGCGGTCGAACACCCCGCTCATCGATGTCCGAGAGGTGGATGAGTTCGCCGCCGGTCACGTACCCGGGGCCGTCAACATCCCGATGTCCGAGATCGGCAACCGGCTCGAAGAGCTGCCCGCAGAGTCGTTCGACGTCATCTGCCAAGCGGGTGGGCGGTCGGCGCGCGTCGTCGAAGCGCTCGAGTCCCGCGGATACGACGCCACCAACGTCGAGGGCGGAACGGGCGAGTGGATCGCGCAGGGCCGCGATATCGAGGTGCCGTCGGCGTGA
- a CDS encoding glutaredoxin family protein: MTTLTLIGKPDCHLCDVASEIIDAVVADLPDAAAERIEIVEASIADDPVLYELWWEKIPVVLIDGDLHAHWRLSADRLRDALESAVQQDALEKEAR, translated from the coding sequence GTGACCACGCTGACCCTCATCGGCAAGCCGGACTGCCATCTCTGCGATGTCGCGTCCGAGATCATCGACGCCGTCGTCGCCGACCTGCCTGACGCGGCAGCCGAGCGCATCGAGATCGTGGAGGCCTCGATCGCCGACGATCCTGTGCTCTACGAGCTGTGGTGGGAGAAGATCCCCGTCGTCCTGATCGACGGCGACCTGCACGCGCACTGGCGTCTGTCCGCCGACCGACTGCGCGACGCGCTCGAATCAGCCGTGCAGCAGGACGCACTCGAGAAGGAAGCCCGATGA
- a CDS encoding Dabb family protein — MIRHVVTWKLAADDAATRAEQAAEVARRLNALDGVVPQLRSITAGANVAYPDANWDVTLVADVDSIAALEEYQVHPAHEEVVAYVRSVVASRVAVDFEL, encoded by the coding sequence ATGATCCGTCACGTCGTCACCTGGAAGCTCGCAGCCGACGATGCGGCGACACGCGCCGAGCAGGCCGCCGAGGTCGCCCGTCGTCTGAACGCTCTCGACGGCGTCGTGCCGCAGCTGCGCTCGATCACCGCGGGCGCGAACGTCGCTTATCCCGACGCGAACTGGGACGTCACCCTCGTCGCGGACGTCGATTCGATCGCTGCTCTCGAGGAGTACCAGGTGCACCCGGCGCACGAAGAGGTCGTGGCGTACGTGCGCTCGGTCGTCGCCTCCCGTGTGGCCGTCGACTTCGAACTCTGA